In one Dermatophilaceae bacterium Sec6.4 genomic region, the following are encoded:
- the dacB gene encoding D-alanyl-D-alanine carboxypeptidase/D-alanyl-D-alanine-endopeptidase: MRTRFGMAILVVACTATACSSGGGQTPTSPAGSSSPASSSDTARAVSLPASAQKIMAKPAYQGARWTYEVSDLKTGKVLLANRPSEMAFTASTAKQFTVGAAYNTIGTNTKLTTPVYATGTVTNGVLHGNLALVASGDLTMGGRNAPQGRADESFNEAHIDHVYGDLAPNAVKPLGHPLAGLDSLTQQIAAKGIRKVSGNVLIDDRLWQPFAGGEGTVQPMFINDNVLDITVTPGASGALAAIATSPVTTAYQVISKVKTGAGSKVALQVEPDTRQPHRLVVTGTIGASAGPRLTIYRIPDPASWARTLFIESLKRAGVTVTADPLATNPADQLPSKSSYQPTRQVAKFTSPPLSAFGSLILKTSYNTGANAMLCLLAVHQGSTDCLAGLKPIRAMVDKAGLTAADVVLIDGQGADPASASPAQMVTYLRWTQTQPWGATLKAGQPVLGESGTLASSGANSPAKGKIQAKTGTSAHLDPGNDRALFNVQRLAGFMTTSDGRQLVFDIAMSSGTYPDVQTGIGQAGNDVAAVAAAIQQAVS, translated from the coding sequence ATGCGCACTCGATTCGGTATGGCGATCCTCGTGGTCGCCTGTACGGCCACCGCCTGTTCCAGCGGCGGTGGTCAGACGCCCACCTCGCCCGCCGGCTCGTCCAGCCCGGCAAGCTCATCCGACACAGCGCGCGCGGTGTCGCTGCCGGCGTCGGCTCAGAAGATCATGGCCAAGCCTGCATATCAGGGCGCCCGTTGGACCTACGAGGTCAGCGACCTGAAGACCGGCAAGGTGCTGCTCGCCAACAGGCCCTCGGAGATGGCGTTCACTGCCTCGACTGCGAAGCAGTTCACCGTCGGAGCGGCATACAACACGATCGGCACCAACACCAAGCTCACCACTCCGGTCTACGCGACCGGTACCGTGACCAACGGTGTCCTGCACGGCAACCTGGCACTCGTTGCTTCCGGGGACCTGACGATGGGCGGTCGCAACGCACCGCAGGGTCGGGCCGACGAGTCGTTCAACGAGGCACACATCGACCACGTCTACGGCGACCTCGCACCCAATGCCGTCAAACCCCTCGGCCACCCGCTCGCCGGTCTGGACAGCCTCACGCAACAAATCGCCGCGAAGGGAATTCGGAAGGTCAGCGGCAACGTGCTCATCGACGACAGACTGTGGCAACCCTTCGCCGGAGGGGAAGGCACCGTCCAGCCGATGTTCATCAACGACAATGTGCTCGATATAACCGTCACTCCCGGCGCGTCCGGTGCCCTCGCAGCCATCGCCACCAGCCCGGTCACCACGGCCTACCAAGTGATCTCGAAGGTCAAGACCGGGGCCGGCTCGAAGGTGGCACTGCAGGTCGAGCCCGACACACGCCAACCGCACCGACTGGTAGTCACCGGCACCATCGGGGCCAGTGCCGGGCCACGGCTGACCATCTACCGCATCCCAGACCCGGCGTCGTGGGCCCGTACGTTGTTCATCGAGTCACTCAAACGCGCCGGCGTCACCGTGACCGCTGACCCGTTGGCCACCAATCCCGCAGACCAGTTGCCCTCCAAGAGCAGCTACCAGCCCACCCGACAGGTGGCGAAATTCACCTCGCCCCCGCTGTCCGCCTTCGGTTCGCTGATCCTGAAGACCAGCTACAACACGGGCGCCAACGCCATGCTCTGTCTGCTCGCCGTCCATCAGGGCTCCACCGACTGCTTAGCCGGGCTCAAGCCGATCCGCGCCATGGTCGACAAGGCCGGCCTGACCGCCGCCGACGTCGTGCTCATCGACGGGCAGGGCGCTGACCCGGCCTCAGCATCGCCCGCGCAGATGGTCACGTACCTGCGCTGGACTCAGACGCAACCGTGGGGAGCGACGCTGAAGGCAGGACAACCGGTCTTGGGCGAGAGCGGGACGCTGGCCAGCAGTGGAGCAAACAGCCCCGCCAAGGGCAAAATTCAGGCCAAAACCGGCACCAGCGCGCACCTCGATCCGGGCAACGACAGGGCGCTGTTCAACGTCCAGCGGCTCGCCGGATTCATGACGACCTCCGACGGTCGCCAACTGGTGTTCGACATAGCCATGAGCAGCGGCACCTACCCCGATGTACAGACCGGCATCGGTCAGGCAGGCAACGACGTAGCGGCTGTGGCCGCCGCGATCCAGCAGGCCGTGTCGTGA
- a CDS encoding ATP-binding protein: MAPRPGTPMAAGRMGGHTSMVNAAPEWPSLTQRPLRRALVLLVAAMAVIGVLEIASAVTSEAGGQRWMGVAYVAASLVYVAAGVLAWARRPSNRFGSLIVFGGFMMLVGRLDAFGIPLLSAVSVMLATLPLAVLVHVLHAFPSGRLPSRASRLTVLAVYMVSLVLQAPLYLFTADHAPVEMLVVADRPDLAELGHLVQSGVGAAVMVSTTYILASRLRRAEPRRRLILAPLYGYGIVAVLFIPVSANLLPSSFSPDWVFWAQLVAVTGAPVAFTIALLFGGFARTGGIEELGAWLSTAEGSRSSLRTALARVLGDDSAQLFFWASARQAYVNADGDLVDLAADDQRGLVEIALAGERVGAINYDITLNSDPAPVRAAGRVIAIVVDRERVAAELRASRQAVRRSRARIVEAGDIERRRIARDLHDGLQMRLVLLAMQAQQVAAYPDISPDAHDAAIALRVGIDSAAAELRDLVHAVLPAALIERGLCAATEDLVDRLPIRTELEMTIADHSLPPVVESTAYFVVAEALTNALKHAQATALTVCLDRIGDHLRIQVTDDGVGGAHNEGGTRLRGLADRVDTLGGRLDVHSPRGHGTRITAELPCVS; this comes from the coding sequence ATGGCACCCCGACCCGGAACACCTATGGCGGCCGGCCGGATGGGCGGGCACACTTCGATGGTGAACGCCGCCCCGGAATGGCCATCTCTCACGCAGCGGCCGCTGCGACGCGCGCTGGTGCTGTTGGTGGCAGCGATGGCAGTGATCGGAGTCCTCGAGATCGCCTCCGCCGTCACATCCGAAGCGGGTGGGCAACGGTGGATGGGGGTCGCGTACGTGGCGGCCAGCTTGGTCTATGTGGCGGCCGGGGTGCTGGCCTGGGCGCGACGTCCGAGCAACCGCTTCGGATCCCTGATCGTGTTCGGCGGTTTCATGATGCTGGTCGGGCGGCTGGACGCCTTCGGGATTCCCCTACTCAGCGCGGTGAGCGTGATGTTGGCGACGTTGCCTCTGGCGGTGCTGGTGCATGTGCTGCATGCATTCCCCTCCGGTCGCCTCCCGTCGCGGGCATCGCGACTGACCGTCCTCGCGGTTTATATGGTCTCGCTGGTCTTGCAGGCGCCGCTTTATCTGTTCACCGCAGACCATGCGCCCGTCGAAATGCTCGTGGTCGCAGATCGGCCGGACCTGGCCGAGTTGGGCCATTTGGTTCAAAGCGGGGTCGGCGCCGCTGTGATGGTGTCCACCACCTACATTCTCGCCAGCCGGCTGCGCCGCGCGGAACCGCGACGACGTCTGATCCTGGCGCCGTTGTACGGCTATGGCATCGTGGCGGTGTTGTTCATCCCAGTCAGTGCAAACCTTCTGCCGAGCTCGTTTTCGCCTGACTGGGTGTTCTGGGCACAGCTGGTTGCAGTGACCGGTGCACCGGTGGCGTTCACCATCGCCCTGCTGTTCGGCGGCTTCGCCCGTACCGGTGGGATCGAGGAACTCGGTGCCTGGCTGAGCACAGCCGAGGGTAGCCGCAGCTCACTGCGTACCGCACTAGCACGGGTGTTGGGCGACGACTCGGCGCAGCTTTTTTTCTGGGCGTCCGCCCGCCAGGCGTATGTGAATGCAGACGGTGACCTCGTCGATTTGGCGGCGGACGATCAACGCGGCTTGGTCGAAATTGCACTGGCCGGTGAGCGGGTCGGCGCCATCAACTACGACATCACGCTCAATAGTGATCCGGCGCCAGTTCGCGCGGCTGGACGGGTGATCGCCATCGTGGTCGATCGAGAGAGAGTCGCTGCGGAGTTGCGCGCCAGTCGGCAGGCGGTGCGCCGCTCACGGGCCAGGATCGTCGAGGCGGGCGATATCGAACGGCGGCGCATCGCCCGCGATCTGCACGATGGACTGCAGATGCGCCTGGTGCTGCTGGCCATGCAGGCACAACAGGTCGCTGCCTACCCGGACATATCGCCCGACGCGCACGACGCGGCCATCGCGTTACGAGTCGGCATCGACTCAGCAGCCGCGGAGCTGCGCGATCTGGTGCACGCGGTACTTCCTGCGGCACTGATCGAGCGTGGGCTGTGCGCGGCCACCGAAGACCTCGTGGATCGACTGCCCATCCGCACGGAGCTAGAGATGACCATTGCCGATCACAGCCTCCCACCCGTGGTCGAGAGCACCGCTTACTTCGTGGTCGCTGAAGCGCTGACCAACGCACTCAAGCACGCCCAGGCCACTGCGTTGACAGTGTGCCTGGACCGCATCGGTGACCACCTGCGTATCCAGGTGACAGACGATGGGGTCGGCGGCGCACACAACGAGGGCGGGACCCGGTTGCGGGGGTTGGCCGATCGCGTTGACACCCTCGGTGGACGTCTGGACGTGCACAGTCCACGGGGCCACGGCACCCGGATTACCGCGGAGCTGCCATGCGTATCGTGA
- a CDS encoding response regulator transcription factor, with product MRIVICEDESLLRRGLTHVLEHNGYEVIAATADASELVRHVDEREPDLVITDIRMPPDYTDEGLQAALKIRSLHPTIGIVVLSQYVQRRYAVELVAGSTGAVGYLLKQRIADIPTFCADLERVAAGGTVLDPEVVALMVARADRERPPVRRLTPRQQQVLALMAEGRTNASIAHHLTITEKAVVQHVSRIYDHLTLPPSQDDHRRVLAVIHYLAQ from the coding sequence ATGCGTATCGTGATCTGCGAAGACGAATCCCTGTTGCGACGAGGCCTTACCCATGTTCTGGAACACAACGGATACGAGGTCATAGCCGCCACCGCAGACGCGAGTGAGCTGGTCCGGCACGTCGACGAACGCGAGCCGGATCTGGTCATCACCGACATCCGAATGCCGCCGGACTACACCGACGAGGGGCTGCAGGCTGCGCTGAAAATTCGTTCCTTGCATCCGACGATCGGCATCGTCGTGCTGTCCCAGTACGTCCAGCGCCGATATGCGGTGGAACTGGTCGCCGGGAGCACCGGCGCAGTTGGCTATCTGCTGAAGCAACGCATCGCCGACATTCCGACGTTCTGCGCCGACCTGGAACGCGTCGCCGCCGGCGGTACGGTGTTGGATCCTGAAGTGGTCGCGTTGATGGTCGCTCGCGCCGACCGGGAGCGCCCCCCGGTGCGACGGCTCACCCCACGTCAACAGCAGGTGCTCGCGTTGATGGCCGAAGGTCGCACCAACGCGTCGATCGCCCACCACCTGACCATCACCGAAAAGGCAGTGGTACAGCACGTCTCACGCATTTATGACCATCTGACCCTCCCGCCCAGCCAGGATGACCACCGCCGGGTGCTTGCCGTCATCCACTATCTAGCGCAATAG
- a CDS encoding heavy metal translocating P-type ATPase, with the protein MSASPSAVRDPGGHRVRHLAARVAPYGFLVVTSAVLGVVLGLLVGGQGIPARWLASGFCLAMAAYIAVGMVRDLLHGNWGVDVLALTAIVSTVAVGEYVAATLVVLMLTGGQALEQYASARAGRELQALLERAPRLAHRLHPVTRALQDVAVELVRPGDLLLVRPAEVIPVDATLASSEAVFDESSLTGESMPVTRITGDAVLSGAINGGSAVDIVATQTAADSQYQRIVALVTDAQGRKAPIARLADRYAIPFTAVSLLIAGTAWAWSGDAGRFAAVLVLATPCPLLIAAPVAFLAGMARASRSGIIIRGGDVVERLSQVRTVAFDKTGTLTQGRPSLVDVRPVAPFTTDEVLRLAASAEQYSSHALASSVVKAAEVAKLPLESAGEAREYATQGVFAALPSGDVIVGKRGHVAEQSGPITAVSLRSGELAVYVCVDAKYAGALVLRDELRVDAAVTLRRLADLGVQETMMLTGDAQATAEQVAADLGIDDVRAECLPEDKVRAVQQHSRGPVMMVGDGVNDAPVLASAGVGVAMGARGSTAASESADVVVMTDDLAKVAEAVAIGRRTMTVARQSIWLGIGLSLVLILIAAFGFIPAIAGALIQELVDLASIGNSLRARGAGRPGDASRVRGS; encoded by the coding sequence ATGTCTGCCTCCCCGTCCGCGGTCCGGGACCCCGGTGGTCATCGGGTCCGGCACCTCGCCGCTCGAGTGGCACCGTACGGATTCCTGGTCGTGACCTCTGCCGTGCTGGGCGTTGTGTTGGGCCTGCTGGTCGGCGGCCAAGGTATACCGGCGCGGTGGCTGGCGAGCGGATTCTGTCTGGCGATGGCCGCCTACATCGCGGTGGGCATGGTGCGCGATCTGCTGCACGGGAACTGGGGAGTAGACGTCCTCGCGTTGACCGCCATCGTGAGCACGGTCGCGGTCGGCGAATACGTCGCCGCCACCTTGGTCGTGCTGATGCTCACCGGTGGGCAGGCCCTGGAGCAGTACGCCTCGGCTCGGGCGGGACGGGAGCTGCAAGCGCTTCTGGAGCGCGCGCCCCGGCTGGCCCATCGGTTGCACCCGGTCACCAGGGCCCTGCAGGATGTCGCCGTCGAGCTGGTTCGTCCGGGTGATCTGCTGTTGGTCCGACCGGCGGAGGTCATCCCCGTCGATGCCACCCTCGCCTCCAGCGAGGCAGTCTTCGACGAGTCCTCACTGACCGGTGAGAGCATGCCGGTCACCCGGATCACAGGGGACGCCGTCCTCAGCGGCGCGATCAACGGCGGGTCAGCCGTTGACATCGTCGCGACTCAGACCGCCGCGGACAGCCAGTACCAGCGCATCGTCGCACTCGTCACTGATGCCCAAGGTCGCAAGGCGCCCATCGCCCGGTTGGCCGACCGGTACGCCATCCCGTTCACGGCGGTGTCGTTGCTCATCGCCGGCACCGCCTGGGCCTGGTCCGGAGACGCCGGCAGGTTCGCAGCCGTCCTCGTCCTGGCCACGCCCTGCCCGCTGCTGATCGCGGCGCCGGTCGCATTTCTGGCAGGTATGGCACGCGCTTCGCGCAGCGGCATCATCATCCGTGGAGGCGATGTCGTGGAGCGCCTGTCTCAGGTGCGCACAGTGGCGTTCGACAAGACCGGCACCCTGACCCAGGGCAGACCCTCGCTGGTCGACGTGCGCCCGGTCGCGCCCTTCACGACTGATGAGGTGCTGCGGTTGGCCGCCTCCGCGGAGCAGTACTCCAGTCATGCGCTGGCGAGCTCGGTGGTGAAGGCGGCCGAGGTTGCCAAGCTGCCTCTGGAGTCAGCGGGTGAGGCGAGGGAGTACGCGACTCAGGGTGTCTTCGCTGCGCTACCCAGTGGCGACGTGATCGTGGGCAAGCGCGGTCACGTCGCGGAGCAGTCCGGCCCGATCACCGCGGTCAGCCTGCGCAGCGGGGAGTTGGCCGTCTATGTCTGCGTTGACGCGAAGTATGCCGGTGCCCTGGTGTTGCGAGATGAGCTGCGGGTCGACGCAGCAGTGACTTTGCGCCGCCTCGCCGATCTCGGTGTGCAGGAGACGATGATGCTCACCGGCGACGCTCAGGCAACGGCTGAACAGGTCGCGGCCGACCTGGGCATCGACGACGTGCGCGCCGAGTGCCTACCCGAGGACAAGGTCCGGGCCGTCCAGCAGCATTCGCGCGGCCCGGTGATGATGGTCGGAGACGGCGTCAACGACGCGCCGGTCCTGGCGTCCGCGGGCGTGGGTGTGGCCATGGGCGCCCGCGGGAGCACCGCCGCGAGCGAGTCTGCAGACGTTGTAGTGATGACCGATGACCTGGCCAAGGTCGCCGAGGCCGTCGCGATAGGTCGCCGCACGATGACCGTGGCGCGACAGAGCATCTGGCTCGGTATCGGGTTGAGCCTGGTTCTGATCCTGATCGCGGCATTCGGTTTCATCCCCGCCATCGCAGGTGCACTCATCCAGGAACTGGTGGACCTCGCAAGCATCGGCAACTCACTACGGGCCCGCGGTGCAGGACGTCCGGGAGATGCTTCACGAGTGCGGGGCAGCTGA
- a CDS encoding CYTH and CHAD domain-containing protein has protein sequence MPSRSGSTQPEIERKYDVPAGTPLPDLAEVEEVRVGPSVEHLLVATYFDTTDFALARARITLRRRTGGDDAGWHLKTTTSVADERAERRLPLGRAVRTVPRPLRDLVQAVVRGRDLVGVVRLSTVRVESPLLAPGGETLAHVCDDSVTAEVLGSDTTTSWREWEVELAGGDRKLLDVVGAALTRAGARPADSPSKLARALGDRLPPTSTATKRRRPEKVTTSELLRAYLARHLARLVDQDRDVRLDAPGAIHRMRISARRLRSALTTYGPLLEEGSVDEICSDLRWLGRVLGEARDAQVLGERLRGLLAKQRADDVDALAAARIDATFDAAYATGRLTAVEALDSARYFGLLDALDVFVADLPATPLADRPARTSVPGLLRRDVRRLRRAAKAVDEASDVETRDRNLHEVRKKAKRLRYAAESAVPLFGRRAKKLSRRAKRIQEVLGAHQDSVVACEKLTELKAQAEQEGESGVTYDRLLALEKQVGEAVQAPYEAALDRIPHRVDRWVRC, from the coding sequence GTGCCCTCCAGGAGCGGATCCACCCAGCCCGAGATCGAGCGCAAGTACGACGTGCCCGCCGGCACGCCTCTCCCCGACCTGGCCGAGGTCGAGGAGGTCCGGGTCGGCCCGTCCGTCGAGCACCTGCTTGTGGCGACGTACTTCGACACCACGGACTTCGCGCTGGCCCGAGCTCGCATCACGCTGCGGCGGCGCACCGGCGGCGACGACGCGGGATGGCACCTCAAGACCACGACGTCGGTCGCCGATGAGCGCGCCGAACGCCGCTTGCCGCTGGGCCGGGCGGTGCGGACCGTGCCGCGGCCACTGCGTGACCTTGTCCAAGCCGTGGTGCGGGGCCGCGACCTCGTGGGCGTGGTTCGACTATCCACGGTGCGGGTCGAGTCACCACTGCTCGCCCCTGGCGGCGAGACGCTCGCGCACGTGTGCGACGACTCTGTCACCGCCGAGGTACTTGGCAGTGACACCACGACGAGCTGGCGTGAATGGGAGGTCGAGCTGGCCGGCGGCGACCGCAAGCTCCTCGACGTGGTCGGCGCGGCGCTGACCAGGGCCGGTGCGCGCCCTGCCGACTCCCCCTCGAAACTGGCGCGAGCGCTCGGCGACCGACTGCCGCCGACCTCGACAGCGACCAAGCGAAGGAGGCCCGAGAAGGTCACGACCTCTGAGCTGCTTCGGGCTTACCTCGCCCGGCACCTCGCCCGGCTGGTCGACCAGGATCGGGACGTGCGCCTGGACGCGCCTGGCGCGATCCACCGGATGCGCATATCGGCCCGGCGGCTCCGATCTGCGCTGACCACCTACGGCCCCCTCCTCGAGGAGGGCTCGGTCGATGAGATCTGCTCCGACCTACGCTGGCTGGGTCGGGTCCTCGGCGAGGCGCGGGACGCCCAGGTGCTCGGCGAACGGCTGCGCGGCCTCCTCGCGAAGCAGCGAGCCGACGACGTCGATGCACTCGCCGCCGCGCGGATCGACGCGACCTTCGACGCGGCATACGCCACCGGCCGCCTCACCGCGGTCGAGGCGCTCGACTCCGCGCGGTACTTCGGGCTGCTCGACGCCCTCGACGTCTTTGTCGCTGACCTGCCTGCTACCCCGCTGGCCGACCGGCCGGCGCGGACCTCCGTACCGGGCCTGCTTCGCCGGGACGTCCGACGGTTACGGCGGGCTGCAAAGGCCGTCGACGAGGCATCGGACGTCGAGACTCGGGACCGCAACCTGCACGAGGTGCGCAAGAAAGCCAAGCGGCTGCGGTATGCCGCGGAGTCAGCGGTCCCTTTGTTCGGTCGTCGCGCCAAGAAGCTGTCCCGGCGGGCCAAGCGAATCCAGGAGGTTCTCGGCGCCCACCAGGACTCCGTCGTGGCGTGCGAGAAGCTCACGGAGCTCAAGGCTCAGGCGGAACAGGAGGGCGAGTCGGGCGTGACCTACGACCGCCTGCTCGCCCTGGAGAAGCAGGTTGGGGAGGCGGTGCAGGCACCCTACGAGGCAGCACTCGACCGGATCCCGCACCGCGTCGACCGATGGGTGCGTTGCTGA
- the gndA gene encoding NADP-dependent phosphogluconate dehydrogenase yields MNDEQQANIGVVGLAVMGSNLARNLASRDGNIVAVYNRTYARTEDLMREHSDAGFVASETIDDFVSSLSTPRTVIIMVQAGKGTDAVVEQLADRFEPGDIIVDGGNANFQDTIRREKDLRERGLNFVGAGISGGEEGALHGPSIMPGGSAQAWETLGPILRSIAAVAEGEPCVTHIGTDGAGHFVKMVHNGIEYADMQLIAESYDLLRRVAKRSTDEIADVFRAWNEGDLQSYLIEITAEVLSQTDQDTGGPLVDVILDQAGSKGTGVWTVQNALGLGIPVSGIGEAVFARAVSSKPAQRAAVRSAVASRPEIAPVQDGFEDDVRAALYSSKVIAYAQGFDLIIAGAREYGWDIDLGQIAKIWRGGCIIRAQFLNRIVEAYDRNPDLETLLEDPYFANAVAEGDAAWRRIVGIAAASGIPAPGFSSALAYYDSLYSERLPAALIQAQRDFFGAHTYHRVDREGTFHTLWSGDRTEIETAASTH; encoded by the coding sequence ATGAATGACGAGCAGCAGGCCAACATCGGGGTCGTGGGCCTCGCGGTAATGGGCTCCAACCTCGCGCGCAACCTTGCCTCACGTGACGGCAACATCGTCGCGGTCTACAACCGCACGTATGCCCGCACCGAGGATCTGATGCGTGAGCACAGTGACGCAGGGTTCGTGGCCTCGGAGACAATCGACGACTTTGTGTCATCTCTGTCCACTCCACGCACGGTGATCATCATGGTGCAGGCCGGCAAGGGCACAGATGCGGTGGTCGAGCAACTCGCCGATCGCTTCGAGCCGGGCGACATCATTGTGGACGGCGGCAACGCGAACTTCCAGGACACTATCCGGCGCGAGAAGGACCTGCGCGAGCGTGGGTTGAATTTCGTGGGTGCTGGAATCTCCGGCGGTGAGGAAGGCGCGCTGCACGGGCCTTCGATCATGCCGGGTGGTTCAGCCCAGGCGTGGGAGACCCTTGGTCCCATTCTTCGTTCGATCGCGGCCGTTGCCGAGGGCGAGCCATGCGTCACGCATATTGGCACCGATGGTGCCGGGCACTTCGTCAAGATGGTGCATAACGGCATCGAGTACGCCGATATGCAGCTCATCGCGGAGTCCTATGACCTGCTGCGTCGGGTCGCGAAGCGCTCGACCGACGAGATCGCCGATGTCTTCCGTGCCTGGAACGAGGGTGATCTGCAGTCCTATCTGATCGAGATCACAGCTGAGGTCCTCTCCCAGACCGATCAGGACACCGGTGGTCCTCTGGTCGATGTGATCCTGGACCAGGCAGGGTCCAAAGGCACCGGCGTGTGGACGGTCCAGAACGCGCTCGGCCTCGGGATACCGGTATCTGGGATCGGTGAAGCGGTCTTCGCGCGTGCGGTCTCCTCCAAGCCGGCGCAGCGTGCGGCCGTTCGCTCCGCGGTCGCCTCCCGCCCGGAGATTGCCCCCGTCCAGGACGGATTCGAGGACGATGTACGCGCCGCGCTCTACTCCTCGAAGGTCATCGCCTACGCACAGGGCTTCGACCTCATCATCGCGGGCGCGCGGGAGTACGGCTGGGATATCGACCTCGGGCAGATCGCGAAGATCTGGCGGGGCGGGTGCATCATCCGCGCCCAGTTCCTGAACCGGATCGTGGAGGCCTACGACCGAAATCCCGACCTGGAGACATTGCTGGAGGACCCGTATTTCGCGAACGCCGTTGCCGAGGGAGATGCCGCATGGCGTCGCATCGTCGGCATTGCGGCAGCCTCTGGTATACCGGCCCCGGGCTTTTCATCGGCACTGGCGTACTACGATTCGCTCTACTCCGAACGGCTACCTGCGGCGCTCATCCAGGCCCAGCGCGACTTCTTCGGCGCGCACACCTATCACCGGGTCGACAGAGAAGGCACGTTCCACACTCTGTGGTCTGGGGACCGAACCGAAATCGAGACGGCGGCATCGACCCACTGA
- a CDS encoding DUF4385 domain-containing protein, whose translation MTGFDYDLDYPNLDLRRHPELYRVGRGEQGVLLVQPYKSELLPLWRFKDPQVARESADAIRDKFDAYLAAGDFVGADLARKFLQMGFTRARRYANHKGGKKYDGPVPTDQRGRSGSHGRAELPRQEDDPVKAEAAAVFKAAWDAVEQVSAYTTLRDAHRAAHG comes from the coding sequence ATGACCGGCTTCGACTACGACCTCGACTATCCCAATTTGGATCTTCGCCGGCATCCCGAGCTCTACCGGGTCGGCCGCGGCGAGCAGGGCGTATTGCTGGTGCAGCCTTACAAGTCGGAGCTGTTACCGCTGTGGCGTTTCAAGGACCCCCAGGTTGCCCGGGAGAGCGCTGACGCGATCCGAGACAAGTTCGACGCCTACCTGGCCGCAGGCGACTTCGTCGGCGCCGACCTGGCTCGGAAGTTCTTGCAGATGGGCTTCACTCGCGCACGCCGGTATGCCAACCACAAGGGCGGCAAGAAGTACGACGGGCCGGTACCGACTGACCAGCGAGGTCGCAGCGGGTCACATGGGCGGGCAGAGCTGCCACGTCAGGAAGACGATCCCGTCAAGGCCGAGGCGGCTGCGGTTTTCAAGGCTGCCTGGGATGCGGTGGAACAAGTAAGCGCGTACACCACTCTGCGCGACGCCCACCGAGCTGCTCACGGCTGA